From Mercenaria mercenaria strain notata chromosome 17, MADL_Memer_1, whole genome shotgun sequence, the proteins below share one genomic window:
- the LOC123537451 gene encoding alpha-1,3-mannosyl-glycoprotein 4-beta-N-acetylglucosaminyltransferase A-like: MASQRNLKVTVVVLVTYSLLQLQLMQSKDKMSASSIQHLRNHELLTAASSVNKDTKEQHLDSTTMSVPVQRSQCGSNVTLLLGHQRQNRGFLTIGLCTVPRSKASYLKDTLHSLVTRMSEADKKRVVIVVFMGYHNESITEETLRMIKSNFNHTLETGGLQVVQPDISIYPNLSKITRRTFNDTLQRVHWRTKQNIDFAYLFGYCEGISDYYLHVEDDVVAATGYISDIETSLSNQKRLHNQWFVLEFAGGFFGKLFRSSDLCMMKTYLLLFQVEKPGDWLLADLKNIKLHDSKKVKHGKRLFKHLGRYSSLEGKIVKIENKTAIKVITGRF, encoded by the exons ACAAGATGTCGGCGTCTTCTATACAACACTTACGT AACCATGAACTACTGACCGCGGCATCAAGCGTTAACAAGGATACCAAAGAACAGCATTTGGACTCTACCACCATGAGTGTGCCAGTACAGAGAAGCCAATGTGGAAGCAATGTCACATTACTTCTAGGACACCAAAGACAAAATCGAG GTTTTCTCACCATAGGCCTATGTACAGTACCAAGATCTAAAGCTTCATACCTTAAAGATACACTTCATTCATTAGTAACAAGAATGTCAGAGGCCGACAAGAAAAGGGTAGTAATCGTTGTGTTTATGGGTTATCATAAtgaatcaataactgaagaaactCTACGAATGATTAAAAGCAACTTCAATCACACCTTGGAAACGGGAGGGTTACAAGTTGTGCAACCGGATATAAGCATCTATCCGAACTTAAG CAAAATAACAAGAAGAACATTCAATGATACGCTTCAACGTGTCCATTggagaacaaaacaaaacattgacTTCGCCTACTTGTTTGGATATTGTGAGGGGATTTCCGATTATTACCTGCACGTCGAAGATGACGTTGTTGCCGCCACTGGTTACATTTCAGATATTGAGACGTCACTCTCCAACCAAAAAAGATTACACAATCAGTGGTTTGTTTTAGAATTCGCTGGTGGTTTCTTTGGAAAACTATTCAGATCAAGTGACTTATGTATGATGAAAACATATCTGTTACTCTTTCAAGTCGAAAAACCAGGTGATTGGCTACTTgcagatttaaaaaatattaaattacatgATTCTAAGAAAGTCAAACATGGAAAGAGACTGTTCAAACATTTAGGAAGGTATTCATCTTTAGAAGGTAAGATTGTTAAGATAGAGAATAAAACTGCGATAAAAGTCATTACCGGGAGATTTTGA